The Tardiphaga alba genome includes a window with the following:
- a CDS encoding methionine ABC transporter permease → MSPELINMIASSTLDTLVMVALAGIFGTLAGLPLGIFLATSRAGELFPAPNVNRLLGLVVNATRSTPFIILVVAIVPLTRLIAGTSIGTSAAVVPLTIAATPFIARVIEGAIREVDQGLVEAARAFGASPLQIVWKVLLPEAMPAVTLALTLATVSLIGYSAMVGAVGGGGLGDLGIRYGYQRFMPEVMATVVAVLICLVQGVQSLGDFISRRLDKRTRKS, encoded by the coding sequence ATGTCGCCTGAACTCATCAACATGATCGCGTCGTCCACGCTGGACACGCTGGTGATGGTGGCGCTGGCCGGCATCTTCGGCACGCTGGCTGGATTGCCGCTCGGCATCTTCCTCGCCACCAGCCGGGCAGGTGAGTTGTTCCCGGCGCCAAACGTCAATCGTCTGCTCGGCCTCGTGGTCAATGCCACGCGCTCGACGCCCTTCATCATTCTCGTCGTCGCCATCGTGCCGCTGACGCGCCTGATCGCTGGCACCTCCATCGGCACCAGCGCCGCCGTGGTGCCGCTGACCATCGCGGCGACGCCGTTCATTGCCCGCGTCATCGAAGGCGCGATCCGCGAAGTGGATCAGGGTCTCGTTGAAGCCGCGCGTGCCTTCGGCGCCTCGCCGCTGCAAATCGTGTGGAAGGTGCTGTTGCCCGAAGCCATGCCGGCGGTGACGCTGGCGCTGACGCTCGCCACCGTCAGCCTCATTGGTTATTCCGCCATGGTCGGCGCTGTCGGCGGCGGCGGGCTTGGCGATCTCGGCATCCGCTATGGCTATCAGCGCTTCATGCCGGAAGTGATGGCGACGGTGGTCGCCGTGCTGATCTGCCTCGTGCAGGGCGTGCAGAGCCTTGGCGATTTCATCTCGCGCCGCCTCGACAAGCGCACGCGAAAATCCTGA
- a CDS encoding FecR family protein has translation MAKDDNRGLTPDGGYHHPDPATDEALDWFLRLQEEGDDPALQADFQRWLAGDPARQAAFSRLQRVQAAPALRSATVQDRQSLDRRTSVVRLRRKPTARRWMIGVAAVAALLAVALLPEPSLLLRLQSDHLTLAGELRRVQLPDGSDMVLNTSSAVALDFSDGKRIVRLLAGEAYFDVRKMAGQPFIVAGPVSEVEVKGTAFDVQIGDRQDTVMLERGVVDVRRQADRGDRVVLKPGEMVTASDSRISAISAVDTSVSFAWLDGRIIFREQPFGKALNELRRYYGGRVILATDRFTNNAVSGNYRVGNAEDAIRTLAETVGATVTSLPGGFIILR, from the coding sequence GTGGCAAAGGACGATAACAGAGGGCTGACGCCGGACGGTGGCTACCACCATCCGGATCCGGCGACGGATGAGGCGCTCGACTGGTTTCTGCGTCTGCAGGAGGAGGGCGACGACCCGGCTCTGCAGGCAGACTTCCAGCGATGGCTAGCCGGCGATCCCGCCCGTCAGGCTGCGTTCTCCCGCCTGCAGCGCGTTCAGGCCGCGCCCGCTTTGCGATCGGCGACGGTGCAGGATCGCCAGAGCCTCGATCGCCGCACGTCGGTGGTGCGCCTGCGTCGAAAGCCGACAGCTCGGCGGTGGATGATCGGCGTCGCCGCTGTGGCCGCCTTGCTGGCGGTTGCGCTCTTGCCTGAGCCGTCACTGCTGCTGCGCCTGCAATCGGACCATCTCACGCTGGCCGGCGAATTGCGTCGCGTCCAGTTGCCTGACGGCTCCGACATGGTGCTCAACACGTCGTCGGCCGTCGCGCTCGATTTCAGCGACGGCAAGCGGATCGTCAGGTTGCTCGCCGGCGAAGCTTATTTCGACGTGCGCAAGATGGCGGGACAGCCCTTCATCGTGGCGGGACCTGTCAGCGAGGTCGAGGTGAAGGGCACGGCGTTCGATGTCCAGATCGGCGACAGGCAGGATACCGTGATGCTGGAGCGCGGCGTCGTCGATGTTCGCCGACAGGCGGATCGTGGCGATCGCGTCGTGCTCAAGCCGGGCGAGATGGTCACCGCCAGCGACAGCCGGATCTCGGCGATCTCGGCCGTCGATACCAGCGTGTCCTTCGCCTGGCTGGACGGCCGCATCATTTTTCGCGAGCAGCCCTTCGGCAAGGCGCTGAACGAACTGCGCCGCTACTATGGCGGCAGGGTCATCCTTGCCACGGATCGTTTTACGAATAATGCGGTGAGCGGCAATTATCGTGTCGGCAATGCCGAAGATGCGATCCGCACGCTCGCAGAGACCGTCGGCGCGACGGTGACAAGCCTTCCCGGCGGCTTCATCATCCTTCGCTGA
- a CDS encoding MetQ/NlpA family ABC transporter substrate-binding protein, with protein sequence MENTMSLRRLLLSAVALAAFTSAASAETIKIGVTPGPHAQVLEAAKAVAAKKGLDIQIVEFSDYVVPNAALDAGDLQANSFQHQPYLDNQVADRKFKLVSVGTTINFPMGIYSKKVKTWDEVKSGASLAIPNDPTNGGRVLILLRDKGIIKLKDGVGFKPTLLDITDNPEKLKIVEVDAAQLPRTLPDVDVAGINTNYASQAGLDPVKDAILREDPKGPYANIIVVRTADKDKPWVKTLVESYQSPEVKAFIEEKFKGSVLATW encoded by the coding sequence ATGGAAAACACCATGTCACTCCGTCGTCTCCTTCTCTCCGCCGTCGCCCTTGCGGCCTTCACCTCTGCCGCCTCGGCTGAGACCATCAAGATCGGCGTCACGCCGGGCCCGCATGCGCAGGTGCTGGAAGCTGCAAAAGCCGTTGCCGCCAAGAAGGGCCTCGACATCCAGATCGTCGAATTCTCCGACTATGTGGTGCCGAATGCGGCGCTGGATGCCGGTGACCTGCAGGCCAATTCGTTCCAGCATCAGCCTTACCTCGACAACCAGGTGGCCGATCGCAAGTTCAAGCTGGTCTCGGTGGGCACCACCATCAATTTCCCGATGGGCATCTATTCGAAGAAGGTGAAGACCTGGGACGAGGTGAAGTCCGGCGCCTCGCTGGCGATCCCGAACGATCCGACCAATGGCGGCCGCGTGCTGATCCTGCTGCGCGACAAGGGCATCATCAAGCTGAAGGACGGCGTGGGCTTCAAGCCGACGCTGCTCGACATCACCGACAATCCGGAGAAGCTGAAGATCGTCGAGGTCGATGCCGCGCAGTTGCCGCGCACGCTGCCTGACGTGGATGTCGCAGGGATCAACACCAACTACGCCTCGCAGGCCGGTCTCGATCCCGTGAAGGATGCGATCCTGCGCGAGGATCCGAAGGGGCCTTATGCCAACATCATCGTGGTGCGCACCGCCGACAAGGACAAGCCCTGGGTGAAGACGCTGGTGGAGAGCTATCAGTCGCCCGAGGTGAAGGCCTTTATCGAAGAGAAGTTCAAGGGCTCGGTGCTTGCCACCTGGTAA
- a CDS encoding biliverdin-producing heme oxygenase has translation MSTPDHSSAAAPGRAGQLRAATHDAHEALDERIMAGAPFADRERYGAFLQVQYQFHRDIDALYDNPALDRLLPDLPGRRRLGLVAQDLADLGIAIPAASAAPEFDANADLPTALGWLYAAEGSNLGAAFLLKDAAKLGFTETCGARHLAAAPEGRGKQWKTFTAALDSLSLDAAEEQNVIAGGRAAFIRVRELVEALLPRTDDNAPIRAA, from the coding sequence ATGAGCACACCCGATCATTCTTCCGCTGCCGCGCCCGGCCGTGCCGGACAGTTGCGCGCCGCCACCCATGACGCCCATGAGGCGCTGGACGAGCGGATCATGGCGGGTGCGCCGTTTGCCGATCGCGAGCGCTATGGTGCGTTCCTGCAGGTGCAGTATCAATTCCATCGCGACATCGACGCGCTCTATGACAATCCCGCGCTGGATCGCTTGCTGCCCGATCTGCCGGGCCGCCGTCGCCTCGGCCTGGTCGCGCAGGATCTGGCCGATCTCGGCATCGCTATTCCAGCCGCAAGCGCTGCACCGGAATTCGATGCGAACGCGGACCTTCCGACGGCGCTCGGCTGGCTCTATGCCGCCGAGGGGTCCAATCTCGGCGCTGCGTTCCTGCTCAAGGATGCCGCCAAGCTCGGCTTCACCGAAACATGCGGCGCGCGTCATCTCGCGGCGGCGCCGGAGGGGCGGGGCAAGCAGTGGAAGACGTTTACGGCTGCACTGGACTCGTTGAGCCTCGATGCCGCCGAAGAGCAGAACGTCATTGCCGGCGGCCGCGCGGCCTTTATCCGCGTGCGCGAACTGGTCGAGGCACTGCTGCCGCGCACGGACGACAACGCGCCGATCCGCGCGGCATAA
- a CDS encoding TonB-dependent receptor domain-containing protein, translating into MGTDLANTSKFSLDRYGSLDLTYGVSYLGQQVGLGRYAEYYNIVMPSAGTRDEWGAFTKASYKPVQWLTLNGGLRYASFSADGATQRIYGNDSTATPIESGPPRGAGGYSPSAGIVIEPVKNLQFYTNYSSALRLPSLMETIGTFTIVEKGLKPERLNSWDAGININREGLLAQTDIARLKFGWFDWQVKDYISRATQEVKQGTALRIHNIFGARFNGYELSARYENNGFTADLGANYYTRVEYCVTEETCGNMSLYGDYATNHVPPKYTVDLKLSQKLFDDRLTLGGRAYYVGPRSAAHGDITSQGYSAFISQIRWNPYTLVDVFAEYKIDDNYTAALRVENLTDQFYVDPLGLLPQPGPGRTFYASLTGKFGGNQPIPRWSPTLRTATNAARSPTDWSGPYAGAYLGFGKAHTEGATSVLDPRGETSASHVAINEANAAAESANLGFSGGQAGVQAGYNWQFENRFVLGVEADVGKSWAEGRQDHMIPDINQTFQANGVVQSRTYHKIDWTASVRGRLGYAFTNGLMLYGTAGAAIMREMVSRDQDSFLRFADLDYRVGWVDYSAATRIGATFGGGGEYAINDHWSLKSEYTYSRFGNTDYDFDSAPTNRVAPYQTREVIGVNPQGGPIYRYTNHPGYSVANGRRASSSLDLHSVKVGLNYRF; encoded by the coding sequence GTGGGGACGGATCTCGCCAATACATCGAAATTCTCGCTCGATCGCTATGGCAGCCTCGATCTCACTTACGGCGTGTCCTATCTCGGCCAGCAGGTCGGTCTCGGGCGCTATGCCGAATACTACAACATCGTCATGCCGTCGGCCGGCACGCGCGACGAGTGGGGGGCCTTCACCAAGGCGTCCTACAAGCCGGTGCAATGGCTGACGCTCAATGGCGGCTTGCGTTATGCGAGCTTTTCGGCGGACGGCGCCACGCAGCGGATCTATGGCAACGACTCCACGGCGACGCCGATCGAAAGCGGCCCGCCGCGCGGCGCAGGCGGCTATAGCCCATCGGCCGGCATCGTGATCGAGCCTGTCAAGAACCTTCAGTTCTACACCAACTATTCCAGCGCGCTGCGCCTGCCGAGCCTGATGGAAACCATCGGCACCTTCACCATTGTCGAGAAGGGCCTGAAGCCAGAGCGCCTCAATAGCTGGGATGCCGGCATCAACATCAATCGTGAGGGCCTTCTGGCGCAGACCGACATCGCGCGGCTGAAGTTCGGCTGGTTCGACTGGCAGGTGAAGGATTACATCTCGCGCGCCACCCAGGAGGTGAAGCAGGGCACAGCGCTGCGCATCCACAACATCTTCGGCGCGCGTTTCAACGGCTATGAACTGTCCGCTCGCTACGAAAACAACGGTTTCACCGCCGATCTCGGCGCCAATTACTACACGCGGGTGGAGTATTGCGTCACCGAAGAGACCTGCGGGAACATGTCGCTCTATGGCGACTACGCCACCAACCATGTGCCGCCGAAATACACGGTCGATCTCAAATTGTCGCAGAAGCTGTTCGACGACCGGCTGACGCTCGGCGGCCGCGCCTATTACGTCGGCCCGCGTTCGGCCGCGCATGGCGACATCACCTCGCAGGGCTATTCGGCGTTCATCTCGCAGATCCGCTGGAATCCCTACACGCTGGTGGATGTGTTCGCCGAATACAAGATCGACGACAACTACACCGCGGCGCTGCGTGTCGAGAATCTCACCGATCAGTTCTATGTCGATCCGCTGGGCCTGCTGCCGCAGCCAGGGCCGGGCCGCACTTTCTATGCCAGCCTGACCGGAAAATTCGGTGGCAACCAGCCGATCCCGCGCTGGTCGCCGACGCTGCGCACCGCCACGAATGCCGCAAGGTCTCCGACGGACTGGAGCGGCCCCTATGCGGGCGCCTATCTCGGTTTCGGCAAGGCGCATACCGAAGGCGCCACCAGCGTTCTCGATCCGCGCGGCGAAACCTCGGCCAGCCACGTCGCGATCAACGAAGCGAATGCCGCGGCGGAATCCGCCAATCTCGGTTTCTCCGGCGGACAGGCCGGCGTGCAGGCCGGTTACAACTGGCAGTTCGAGAACCGTTTCGTGCTCGGCGTCGAAGCGGATGTCGGCAAGTCCTGGGCTGAAGGGCGTCAGGATCACATGATCCCCGATATCAATCAGACGTTCCAGGCCAATGGCGTGGTGCAGTCGCGCACCTATCACAAGATCGACTGGACGGCATCCGTGCGCGGTCGGCTTGGATATGCCTTCACCAACGGGCTGATGCTGTATGGCACAGCGGGTGCCGCGATCATGCGCGAGATGGTGTCGCGCGATCAGGATAGTTTCCTGCGCTTCGCGGATCTCGATTACCGCGTGGGTTGGGTCGATTACTCCGCGGCAACGCGTATCGGTGCCACCTTCGGCGGCGGCGGTGAATACGCCATCAACGACCATTGGTCGCTGAAGTCCGAATACACCTATAGCCGCTTCGGCAACACGGATTACGACTTCGACAGTGCCCCCACGAACCGCGTCGCGCCGTATCAAACGCGCGAGGTCATCGGCGTCAATCCGCAAGGCGGCCCGATCTACAGATACACAAACCATCCCGGCTACAGCGTCGCTAACGGGCGCCGCGCATCGAGCTCGCTCGACCTGCATTCGGTGAAGGTCGGCCTCAACTACAGATTCTGA
- a CDS encoding energy transducer TonB: MSSTRPVHHSDKEAVHRTLLRWSLAGICVLTLQGSVVYAALHWPSPAVPPADLPAAIMIELAPVPAAPDVPQENVAVGPQMVMSQASTPSEQEKPLDPAEAEAEQEVKNDVAPLPDNAQATAVLEQARPTEAKKPKYEKRKPEKPKKPSKPPQKRSTQNAPNTSAPQAADVQRAAINAAAMAGTSSSVSPSTWRSMIMAHLNRHKRATNGGARGTAVVAFTIDRSGRVLSARLAGSSGDAGLDQEAVAIARRASPVPAPPANVGSGGSILLSVPVRFGS, encoded by the coding sequence ATGAGCTCGACGCGTCCGGTTCATCACTCCGACAAGGAGGCCGTGCATCGCACGCTGCTGCGCTGGTCGCTGGCCGGGATCTGCGTCCTCACTCTGCAAGGCAGCGTCGTCTATGCGGCGCTGCACTGGCCGAGCCCGGCGGTGCCTCCTGCCGATCTGCCGGCGGCGATCATGATCGAACTCGCGCCGGTGCCTGCGGCACCTGATGTGCCGCAGGAAAATGTGGCGGTGGGTCCGCAGATGGTGATGTCGCAGGCCTCGACGCCATCGGAGCAGGAAAAGCCGCTGGACCCCGCGGAAGCGGAGGCCGAGCAGGAGGTGAAGAACGACGTCGCGCCATTGCCGGACAACGCGCAGGCGACGGCCGTGCTCGAACAGGCGAGGCCGACGGAAGCGAAAAAGCCGAAGTACGAGAAGCGCAAGCCCGAGAAGCCGAAGAAGCCAAGCAAGCCGCCGCAGAAACGCAGCACGCAGAACGCGCCGAACACATCGGCGCCGCAGGCCGCGGATGTTCAGCGCGCCGCGATCAATGCGGCGGCGATGGCGGGGACCTCGTCGTCGGTGTCGCCGTCAACCTGGCGCAGCATGATCATGGCGCATCTCAATCGCCACAAGCGCGCGACGAATGGCGGTGCGCGCGGGACGGCGGTGGTGGCGTTCACGATCGATCGCAGCGGCCGCGTGCTGTCGGCGCGGCTCGCGGGATCGTCGGGCGATGCGGGCCTCGACCAGGAGGCCGTCGCCATCGCGCGGCGTGCGAGCCCGGTGCCGGCACCACCCGCGAATGTCGGCAGCGGTGGCAGTATCCTGCTGTCCGTGCCAGTCAGGTTCGGCAGCTGA
- a CDS encoding methionine ABC transporter ATP-binding protein yields MNAPLSKPVGAPVPIADQPDLDQGGRAIISFDGVSKIFPPRKDSAEVKAVDDIDLTVPEGAIVGVIGKSGAGKSTLIRLINGLEQPSKGKVTVDGLDIGALDERALRQARRSIGMIFQHFNLLSSRTAFDNIALPLEIAGTPRKDIPGIVTPLLDMVGLADKRDRYPAELSGGQKQRVGIARALATKPKVLLSDEATSALDPETTASIIALLKQINAELNLTILFITHEMSVVKKLADRVAVMEGGRIIEQGTTYEIFSKPQHATTKRFVGEVTGGNVPEWLQSKLLADYAPGRQAVIRIAFTGADADEPVLSRLTRAYGVDFNIMHGQIEYVADHPFGTLIASVTAEPELQAKLIADLTSTRNTVEHLGYVA; encoded by the coding sequence ATGAACGCTCCCTTGTCCAAACCGGTCGGAGCGCCCGTGCCAATTGCAGATCAGCCAGATCTCGATCAAGGCGGGCGTGCCATCATCTCCTTCGATGGCGTCAGCAAGATCTTTCCGCCGCGGAAAGACTCCGCCGAGGTGAAGGCGGTCGATGATATCGATCTCACCGTGCCCGAAGGCGCCATTGTCGGCGTGATCGGCAAGAGTGGCGCCGGCAAGTCCACGCTCATTCGCCTGATCAACGGGCTGGAACAGCCGAGCAAGGGCAAGGTCACCGTCGATGGCCTCGATATCGGCGCGCTCGACGAGCGTGCGCTGCGCCAGGCGCGCCGCTCCATCGGCATGATCTTCCAGCACTTCAATCTTCTGTCGTCGCGCACCGCCTTCGACAATATCGCGCTGCCGCTGGAAATTGCCGGCACGCCGCGCAAGGACATCCCCGGCATCGTGACGCCGCTGCTGGACATGGTCGGCCTCGCCGACAAACGCGACCGTTATCCGGCCGAACTCTCCGGTGGCCAGAAGCAGCGCGTCGGCATTGCGCGCGCGCTGGCGACGAAGCCAAAGGTGCTGCTGTCGGACGAGGCGACCTCGGCGCTCGATCCCGAGACCACAGCTTCGATCATCGCGCTGCTCAAGCAGATCAATGCGGAGCTCAATCTCACCATTCTCTTCATTACCCATGAAATGAGCGTGGTGAAGAAGCTCGCCGATCGCGTCGCCGTGATGGAAGGCGGCCGTATCATCGAGCAGGGGACGACCTACGAGATCTTCTCCAAGCCGCAGCATGCGACAACCAAGCGTTTTGTCGGCGAAGTGACCGGCGGCAATGTGCCGGAATGGCTGCAATCAAAATTGCTGGCCGATTATGCGCCCGGCCGCCAGGCCGTCATCCGCATCGCCTTCACCGGCGCCGATGCCGATGAGCCCGTGCTGTCGCGCCTCACGCGCGCTTATGGCGTGGATTTCAACATCATGCATGGCCAGATCGAATATGTCGCCGATCATCCGTTCGGTACGCTGATCGCTTCCGTTACCGCCGAGCCGGAGCTGCAGGCGAAGCTGATCGCCGATCTCACATCGACCCGCAACACCGTGGAGCATCTCGGCTATGTCGCCTGA
- the exbD gene encoding TonB system transport protein ExbD, whose translation MAGSLKASTESDDLPENHEINVTPFIDVMLVLLIIFMVAAPLSTVDVAVDLPASNAQVQPRPNEPVFLTVKGDLTLALGNDPVPRDMLKSTLDGKTGGNTDERIFLRADKTVDYGDLMEVMNLLRNTGYLKIALVGLEAPATTGGAMPLQNAQ comes from the coding sequence ATGGCGGGAAGCCTGAAAGCGAGCACCGAGAGCGACGATCTCCCCGAGAACCACGAGATCAATGTCACGCCGTTCATCGACGTGATGCTGGTGCTGCTGATCATCTTCATGGTGGCGGCGCCGCTGTCGACGGTGGATGTCGCGGTGGATCTGCCGGCGTCGAATGCGCAGGTGCAGCCGCGCCCGAACGAGCCGGTGTTTCTCACGGTCAAAGGCGATCTGACGCTGGCGCTCGGCAACGATCCGGTGCCGCGCGACATGCTCAAATCCACGCTCGACGGCAAGACCGGGGGCAACACCGACGAGCGCATCTTCCTGCGCGCGGACAAGACGGTGGATTACGGCGACCTGATGGAGGTGATGAACCTGCTGCGCAACACCGGCTATCTGAAGATCGCGCTGGTCGGTCTCGAAGCGCCGGCGACGACCGGTGGCGCCATGCCGCTGCAGAACGCGCAGTAA
- the exbB gene encoding tonB-system energizer ExbB yields MSMFCLSPGHAQTPAPSEQPAPPAVAPAPAASETPAVGTAEAAPTPVQTTPAPTPPMQTAPAPAAPAAANKLPHNLSPWGMFMAADIVVKAVMVGLAAASLGTWIIWLAKSVELTLARRRLRRGIAGILAAEDLADAAATVGDARDTAAVMVLEAADEVRVSSGIIAHTDGNGVNERVTSRLSRIEAAAGRRMTIGTGMLATVGATAPFVGLFGTVWGIMNAFIGISESQTTNLAVVAPGIAEALLATAIGLVAAIPAVIIYNVFARSIAGYRQLLADASAGVERLVSRELDFRRVPVALSRAAE; encoded by the coding sequence ATGTCGATGTTCTGCCTGTCCCCCGGACATGCGCAAACGCCTGCACCATCCGAGCAGCCCGCGCCGCCGGCCGTCGCGCCGGCGCCGGCCGCGAGCGAGACACCTGCTGTTGGCACTGCAGAGGCAGCACCCACTCCGGTGCAGACAACGCCTGCGCCGACGCCACCGATGCAGACAGCTCCCGCACCGGCAGCGCCTGCTGCCGCGAACAAGCTGCCGCACAATCTGTCGCCCTGGGGCATGTTCATGGCTGCCGACATCGTCGTGAAGGCGGTAATGGTCGGCCTTGCCGCGGCCTCGCTGGGGACCTGGATCATCTGGCTGGCGAAATCCGTCGAACTGACGCTGGCGCGTCGGCGGCTGCGGCGCGGCATCGCGGGCATCCTCGCGGCGGAGGACCTTGCCGATGCGGCGGCGACGGTCGGTGATGCGCGCGACACCGCGGCGGTCATGGTGCTGGAAGCCGCCGACGAGGTGCGGGTGTCGTCCGGCATCATCGCGCATACGGACGGCAATGGCGTGAACGAGCGCGTGACGTCGCGGCTGTCGCGGATCGAGGCGGCGGCGGGCCGGCGCATGACCATCGGCACCGGCATGCTCGCCACGGTCGGTGCAACCGCGCCTTTCGTCGGGCTGTTCGGCACCGTGTGGGGCATCATGAATGCCTTTATCGGCATCAGCGAGTCGCAGACCACCAATCTCGCCGTGGTCGCGCCCGGCATCGCCGAAGCGCTGCTGGCCACCGCGATCGGTCTCGTCGCCGCCATTCCCGCGGTCATCATCTACAACGTGTTCGCGCGCTCGATCGCCGGCTATCGGCAGCTGCTCGCCGATGCCTCCGCTGGCGTCGAGCGGCTGGTCAGCCGCGAACTCGACTTCCGGCGCGTTCCGGTCGCGCTGTCGCGCGCGGCGGAATAG
- a CDS encoding MFS transporter produces the protein MSTTQTASAPETDDTSLTGFFRDMNPRERRTFWACFLGWALDAMDFMIYPLVIGTIIAMWQVERGTAGLAVTVTLIVSALGGWLAGYLSDRIGRVRTLQITILWFSFFTLLCAFAQNFEQLMVLRAFLGLGFGGEWAAGAVLIGETIRAKYRGRAVGTVQSGWAVGWGAAVLLQAICYSYIPPEQAWRWMFALGALPALLLFFLRRYVEEPEISSAVRRADAKKQDRPSMFEIFSPDVLRITLFTSLLCTGAQGGYYAITTWLPTFLRTERGLTVVGSTGYLALLIVGSFIGYVWGAYLADRIGRRKLFMLFAVLASLLVVAYTQLPISNQWMLFLGFPLGICASAYFSGIGAFLTELFPTRLRGSGQGFAYNFGRGIGALFPALVGYLSSAMPLSKAIAIFAVIAYSLLLIGALLLPETRGKELQAND, from the coding sequence ATGTCGACCACACAGACGGCGTCTGCGCCGGAGACGGATGATACTTCGCTGACCGGCTTCTTCCGGGACATGAATCCGCGCGAGCGGCGGACCTTCTGGGCCTGCTTCCTCGGCTGGGCCCTCGATGCCATGGATTTCATGATCTATCCGCTGGTGATCGGCACGATCATCGCCATGTGGCAGGTGGAGCGCGGCACGGCCGGTCTCGCGGTCACCGTCACGCTGATCGTCTCGGCGCTCGGCGGCTGGCTGGCGGGCTATCTGTCGGACCGCATCGGCCGTGTGCGGACGCTGCAGATCACCATCCTTTGGTTCTCGTTCTTCACGCTGCTCTGTGCCTTCGCGCAGAATTTCGAACAGCTGATGGTGTTGCGCGCCTTTCTCGGTCTCGGCTTCGGCGGCGAATGGGCGGCCGGCGCGGTGCTGATCGGCGAGACCATCCGCGCCAAATATCGCGGCCGGGCGGTGGGCACGGTGCAGTCGGGCTGGGCCGTCGGCTGGGGCGCTGCGGTGCTGCTGCAGGCGATCTGCTATTCCTACATTCCGCCGGAACAGGCGTGGCGCTGGATGTTCGCGCTCGGGGCCTTGCCGGCGCTGCTGCTGTTCTTCCTGCGCCGCTATGTGGAGGAGCCGGAGATTTCCTCGGCCGTGCGCCGGGCGGATGCGAAGAAGCAGGATCGTCCGAGCATGTTCGAGATCTTCTCGCCGGACGTGCTGCGCATCACGCTGTTCACCTCGCTGCTCTGCACGGGCGCGCAGGGCGGCTACTATGCCATCACCACCTGGCTGCCGACCTTCCTGCGCACCGAGCGCGGGCTCACCGTGGTCGGCTCCACCGGCTATCTCGCGCTGCTCATCGTCGGCAGCTTCATCGGCTATGTCTGGGGCGCCTATCTCGCCGACCGCATCGGCCGCCGCAAGCTGTTCATGCTGTTCGCCGTGCTCGCCTCGCTGCTGGTGGTCGCCTATACGCAGCTGCCGATCTCGAACCAGTGGATGCTGTTCCTCGGCTTCCCGCTCGGCATCTGCGCTTCCGCCTATTTCTCCGGCATCGGCGCGTTCCTCACCGAACTGTTTCCGACACGGCTGCGTGGCTCCGGCCAGGGCTTTGCCTATAATTTCGGGCGCGGCATCGGTGCGCTGTTTCCAGCGCTGGTCGGCTATCTCTCATCCGCCATGCCACTGTCGAAAGCGATCGCGATCTTTGCGGTGATCGCCTATAGCCTGTTGCTGATCGGCGCGCTGCTGCTGCCGGAAACGCGCGGCAAGGAATTGCAAGCCAATGACTGA
- a CDS encoding RNA polymerase sigma factor has product MSRRQSLMGIAFRIVRDRQIAEDVAQETYLRTRKAIEVGPIEHIEAFLHQTARNLALDYQRRRKMRARYEDFDADDGDMAKVAADVPTTEAVIIERESIRCFQQALEQLPERARKAWALSQLEGWSYAQIADHLGVSRNTIFNDVKLVMGHCHDVLRRLEQK; this is encoded by the coding sequence ATGTCGCGCCGTCAGTCGCTGATGGGAATTGCCTTTCGCATCGTCCGCGACCGCCAGATCGCGGAAGATGTCGCGCAGGAGACCTATCTGCGAACGCGCAAGGCGATCGAAGTCGGGCCGATCGAGCATATCGAAGCCTTCCTGCACCAGACCGCGCGCAATCTCGCGCTGGACTATCAGCGCCGCCGCAAGATGCGGGCGCGCTACGAAGACTTCGATGCCGATGACGGGGACATGGCGAAGGTCGCCGCCGATGTTCCGACCACGGAAGCGGTGATCATTGAGCGTGAGTCGATCCGATGCTTCCAGCAGGCGCTTGAGCAGCTTCCCGAACGGGCACGAAAGGCCTGGGCCTTGTCGCAGCTCGAAGGCTGGTCCTATGCGCAGATCGCCGATCATCTGGGCGTCTCGCGGAATACGATCTTCAACGATGTGAAGCTCGTCATGGGCCATTGCCATGACGTGCTGAGGCGCCTCGAGCAAAAATAG